A genomic stretch from Styela clava chromosome 5, kaStyClav1.hap1.2, whole genome shotgun sequence includes:
- the LOC120344048 gene encoding uncharacterized protein LOC120344048 isoform X3 — protein MSLAERIGIAVFAVFLFGKCGAFIETTMSNEYMICRPVAGVFGTLGDGKNSSEKGIMPVLQGPEGSPGPPGKTGLPGPRGEPNYQKVSTIVGDKMHSINARLFKLESELASLKASGGGGGGGGGGSSGGYVPPTQSPEDIKNAKDCMDKYKSPINIGTMCYNIIGGEGLLWTFTAAESNCSKLGGYLADLNSREVYDKIYNYIDQTYSTVVQAWTGMRYEDNKLLLRDGKEAVYAKWSSGYPRQSTTSYYASYQKVYIYMDTSAYIRRLSNTRSSTKRAYAICSYDLKGNSTTSATPTTTG, from the exons ATGTCACTGGCAGAAAGAATAGGAATAGCGGTATTTGCCGTATTTCTATTTGGAAAATGCGGTGCTTTTATTGAGACAACTATGTCCAATGAGTACATGATTTGCAGACCTGTTGCAGGTGTGTTTGGAACCTTGGGCGATGGAAAAAATAGTTCAGAAAAGGGAATCATGCCTGTTTTGCAGGGACCGGAAGGATCTCCAGGTCCACCAGGAAAAACAGGACTTCCGGGTCCAAGAGGAGAACCAAATTATCAAAAAGTTTCCACAATTGTTGGAGACAAAATGCACTCGATTAATg cTCGACTATTCAAACTTGAATCCGAACTCGCAAGCCTAAAAG cCAGTGGTGGTGGCGGCGGAGGCGGAGGCGGAGGTAGTTCTGGAGGCTATGTTCCACCCACACAATCGCCAGAAGATATAAAAAATG CCAAAGATTGCATGGATAAATACAAAAGTCCGATCAACATAGGCACAATGTGCTATAACATAATTGGCGGTGAAGGGTTGTTGTGGACATTTACAGCGGCAGAG tcAAATTGCTCAAAACTTGGAGGATATTTAGCCGATCTCAATTCTCGTGAAGTGTATGACAAAATATACAACTACATTGATCAAACCTACAGCACAGTGGTGCAGGCCTGGACTGGTATGCGATACGAG GATAACAAATTATTACTTCGTGATGGGAAAGAAGCGGTTTACGCTAAGTGGTCGTCCGGTTATCCGCGACAATCAACTACTTCGTACTACGCATCATACCAGAAGGTCTACATATATATGGACACCTCAGCCTACATTAGACGATTGTCCAACACTCGCAGCAGCACCAAAAGAGCATACGCCATTTGCAGTTATGATCTAAAAGGCAACTCCACAACTTCTGCAACTCCCACAACAACAGGATAG
- the LOC120344050 gene encoding uncharacterized protein LOC120344050, whose translation MAENRPLAIVYSIMLLLGRTGAYIQTTMNNEFMICTSVTGVFGTVASENGVNDDRPVLQGPGGARGPAGKSGLPGPRGEPNYDKVTSMVENKLQTIQARVFRLESEIQQLKANGFSGGSTTGIVAPTLSPEEAKNARDCMDKFKSPLNIDTMCYSIIGGDGLQWTFKDAESNCTKLGGYLADLNARSLYDKVYDYIDRTFSTVVQAWTGMRYEKENLIQTDGKQAGFVKWMAYNPRKSSTSYSTYYSSYTYVYVNIDTSSRIMGLQNTPASKKLAYAICHYDMSNAATTRRSTTTQKTTTSSYDDYDSDYYYYSS comes from the exons ATGGCTGAAAATAGGCCTCTAGCTATTGTGTATTCTATAATGCTTCTTCTTGGAAGGACGGGTGCGTACATACAAACGACAATGAACAACGAATTCATGATATGTACTTCCGTAACCGGCGTATTTGGCACAGTTGCCAGTGAAAACGGTGTTAATGATGATAGGCCTGTTTTACAAGGACCGGGCGGTGCTCGTGGCCCAGCAGGAAAATCTGGGCTTCCGGGTCCTAGAGGAGAGCCAAATTATGATAAGGTTACAAGCATGGTGGAAAATAAATTGCAAACAATACAGG caCGTGTCTTCAGATTAGAGTCAGAAATACAGCAACTCAAAG cTAATGGTTTTAGTGGAGGCTCAACAACAGGAATTGTGGCGCCGACTCTCTCTCCAGAAGAAGCGAAAAATG CTAGAGATTGCATGGATAAATTCAAAAGTCCTTTAAACATTGACACAATGTGCTACAGCATTATCGGAGGAGACGGGCTTCAATGGACATTCAAAGATGCAGAG TCGAACTGCACAAAACTTGGAGGATATCTAGCCGATTTGAACGCTCGATCACTATATGATAAAGTATATGATTACATCGATAGAACATTCAGTACTGTAGTGCAGGCATGGACTGGAATGCGGTATGAG AAGGAAAATTTGATACAAACAGACGGAAAACAAGCTGGGTTCGTCAAGTGGATGGCCTATAATCCTCGAAAGTCTTCAACTTCGTACTCTACTTATTACAGTAGTTATACATATGTGTACGTCAACATAGATACAAGTTCACGAATAATGGGATTACAAAACACACCTGCTAGTAAAAAGCTGGCATACGCTATCTGCCACTATGACATGTCAAATGCCGCCACCACTCGAAGAAGTACGACCACGCAGAAGACAACTACCAGTAGTTACGACGACTATGATTCAGACTATTATTATTACTCTAgctaa
- the LOC120344048 gene encoding uncharacterized protein LOC120344048 isoform X2: protein MSLAERIGIAVFAVFLFGKCGAFIETTMSNEYMICRPVAGVFGTLGDGKNSSEKGIMPVLQGPEGSPGPPGKTGLPGPRGEPNYQKVSTIVGDKMHSINARLFKLESELASLKASGGGGGGGGGGSSGGYVPPTQSPEDIKNAKDCMDKYKSPINIGTMCYNIIGGEGLLWTFTAAESNCSKLGGYLADLNSREVYDKIYNYIDQTYSTVVQAWTGMRYENNNLIKTDGKQAKFSKWMTYNPRKSGTSFYRSYTYILARIDTSSRVNGLQNVPGTRKLSYAICHFDISGAVTTRRITTETTRKTRRPYTRISYGPVRPLNIGDDYY, encoded by the exons ATGTCACTGGCAGAAAGAATAGGAATAGCGGTATTTGCCGTATTTCTATTTGGAAAATGCGGTGCTTTTATTGAGACAACTATGTCCAATGAGTACATGATTTGCAGACCTGTTGCAGGTGTGTTTGGAACCTTGGGCGATGGAAAAAATAGTTCAGAAAAGGGAATCATGCCTGTTTTGCAGGGACCGGAAGGATCTCCAGGTCCACCAGGAAAAACAGGACTTCCGGGTCCAAGAGGAGAACCAAATTATCAAAAAGTTTCCACAATTGTTGGAGACAAAATGCACTCGATTAATg cTCGACTATTCAAACTTGAATCCGAACTCGCAAGCCTAAAAG cCAGTGGTGGTGGCGGCGGAGGCGGAGGCGGAGGTAGTTCTGGAGGCTATGTTCCACCCACACAATCGCCAGAAGATATAAAAAATG CCAAAGATTGCATGGATAAATACAAAAGTCCGATCAACATAGGCACAATGTGCTATAACATAATTGGCGGTGAAGGGTTGTTGTGGACATTTACAGCGGCAGAG tcAAATTGCTCAAAACTTGGAGGATATTTAGCCGATCTCAATTCTCGTGAAGTGTATGACAAAATATACAACTACATTGATCAAACCTACAGCACAGTGGTGCAGGCCTGGACTGGTATGCGATACGAG AATAACAACCTCATCAAAACTGATGGCAAACAAGCTAAATTCTCGAAGTGGATGACCTACAATCCTCGCAAGTCCGGAACTTCGTTTTACAGATCATACACATACATCTTAGCCAGGATTGACACCAGTTCCCGCGTGAATGGCCTTCAAAATGTGCCGGGCACTCGCAAACTTTCCTACGCAATTTGTCATTTTGATATATCTGGAGCTGTAACCACGAGAAGAATCACAACAGAAACTACACGAAAAACTCGTCGTCCATACACGCGCATATCATACGGCCCCGTTCGACCACTTAATATCGGAGATGATTACTACTGA
- the LOC120344048 gene encoding uncharacterized protein LOC120344048 isoform X1 gives MSLAERIGIAVFAVFLFGKCGAFIETTMSNEYMICRPVAGVFGTLGDGKNSSEKGIMPVLQGPEGSPGPPGKTGLPGPRGEPNYQKVSTIVGDKMHSINARLFKLESELASLKASGGGGGGGGGGSSGGYVPPTQSPEDIKNAKDCMDKYKSPINIGTMCYNIIGGEGLLWTFTAAESNCSKLGGYLADLNSREVYDKIYNYIDQTYSTVVQAWTGMRYERSRLLKTDGTEPKFAKWMSYNPRKSTSSFSSYYRTYTYVLANIDTSSRINGLQNVPGTRKLAYAICHFDTSGAATTRRSTTTQKTTKTMPYANRRYHYRPGLGNDYY, from the exons ATGTCACTGGCAGAAAGAATAGGAATAGCGGTATTTGCCGTATTTCTATTTGGAAAATGCGGTGCTTTTATTGAGACAACTATGTCCAATGAGTACATGATTTGCAGACCTGTTGCAGGTGTGTTTGGAACCTTGGGCGATGGAAAAAATAGTTCAGAAAAGGGAATCATGCCTGTTTTGCAGGGACCGGAAGGATCTCCAGGTCCACCAGGAAAAACAGGACTTCCGGGTCCAAGAGGAGAACCAAATTATCAAAAAGTTTCCACAATTGTTGGAGACAAAATGCACTCGATTAATg cTCGACTATTCAAACTTGAATCCGAACTCGCAAGCCTAAAAG cCAGTGGTGGTGGCGGCGGAGGCGGAGGCGGAGGTAGTTCTGGAGGCTATGTTCCACCCACACAATCGCCAGAAGATATAAAAAATG CCAAAGATTGCATGGATAAATACAAAAGTCCGATCAACATAGGCACAATGTGCTATAACATAATTGGCGGTGAAGGGTTGTTGTGGACATTTACAGCGGCAGAG tcAAATTGCTCAAAACTTGGAGGATATTTAGCCGATCTCAATTCTCGTGAAGTGTATGACAAAATATACAACTACATTGATCAAACCTACAGCACAGTGGTGCAGGCCTGGACTGGTATGCGATACGAG CGCAGCAGACTTCTTAAAACAGATGGTACAGAGCCAAAATTTGCCAAATGGATGTCTTACAATCCTCGTAAGTCGACAAGTTCATTCTCATCGTATTATAGAACATATACGTACGTGCTTGCTAATATCGATACAAGTTCGCGTATTAATGGACTTCAGAACGTACCGGGTACCCGGAAATTGGCATACGCTATTTGCCATTTTGACACATCTGGAGCTGCAACTACAAGGAGAAGCACCACGACACAGAAAACGACAAAGACCATGCCCTATGCAAACAGGCGTTACCACTACCGCCCAGGTCTCGGGAATGATTATTACTGA
- the LOC120344057 gene encoding uncharacterized protein LOC120344057, with the protein MLIHSLLVTVYIAVGIDGHPSSFIYDKCGLTPKENVDWSQISSSGIVWYLSFKSPDAISSKVVSCQVIKNITNDLEGSVKFHLKNYYYSGSQPKEFVVAAFKTGGTAAYRGIQDEKFIEADSQVSCHLRNKAAKEEVESIEKGNAEMIFATDYLTYFISIVCDIHKGIQWIAGYTSTKFSDS; encoded by the exons ATGTTGATACATAGTCTGTTGGTAACAGTGTACATCGCTGTCGGTATAGATGGTCATCCAAGTTCGTTCATTTACGATaaatgtggtttgacaccaaAGGAGAATGTAGACTGGTCTCAG ATTTCTTCTTCAGGTATAGTATGGTATCTTTCATTCAAATCTCCAGATGCAATATCGTCGAAAGTTGTCAGTTGTCAGgtgataaaaaatatcacaaatgacctCGAAGGCAGTGTgaaattccatttaaagaaCTACTATTATTCTGG ATCCCAGCCTAAAGAATTCGTGGTTGCAGCTTTTAAAACCGGAGGAACAGCAGCATATCGAGGAATAC AAGACGAGAAATTTATAGAAGCCGACTCTCAGGTTTCTTGTCACCTTCGCAATAAAGCAGCTAAGGAAGAAG TTGAATCAATTGAAAAAGGCAACGCGGAGATGATATTTGCAACTGATTATTTAACATACTTCATTAGTATTGTGTGTGATATACATaaag ggattcagtggatcgCAGGATATACATCTACAAAATTTTCCGACAGCTAA